The proteins below are encoded in one region of Triticum aestivum cultivar Chinese Spring chromosome 1B, IWGSC CS RefSeq v2.1, whole genome shotgun sequence:
- the LOC123096854 gene encoding uncharacterized protein: MATESEPAAAPRLLLGPPLIRAARPSPDSGAAAGDALHPFVDLLDAAFNAPSEAALKAALKPRRALTENCSATYANSGNPCLDFFFQVVPDTPADRVRQLLAAAWAQDSLTALRLACNLRGVRGTGKSDKEGFYAAALWMHEHHPRTLACNVAALAEFGYLKDFPELLFRLLRGPDVRAVAKAGAEADKARRKAKGLASQREELRARLASRKLASELATVPAKATFDYFLSAALSKFGKGSKPVEVVPVQEPAEVQKPEAMEVDQKKKTAARRMSKKVRTVAKLAVQSLETYYGDRAYRFLFDAVADFFAALLTSDLQQLASGGKKRKIGLAAKWCPTPGSSFDRTTLLCEAIARRLFPRDSDPELTQLSEEHYAYRALHRLRREVLVPLRKVLELPEVYMSAQRWSELPYTRVASVAMRRYKSLFKKHDEERFDKYLEDVEAGKAKIAAGALLPHEIAAAAYRGQDDNVSELQWRRMVDDLRSKGSLHNCISVCDVSASMSGTPMEVCIALGVLTSELSEEPWAGKVITFSENPEIHLIKGKTLRQKMDFVRRMHWGGSTNFQGVFDQILRTAVEASLAPEKMIRTVFVYSDMEFNMASGSAYAAYYSRRESVPWETDYEVICKKFRDAGYGDVVPQIIFWNLRDSQSTPVTSTQPGVAMVSGFSKNFLKIFLKNDGVVNPEAIMMEAIAGEEYQKLAVYD, translated from the coding sequence ATGGCGACGGAGTCGGAGCCCGCCGCGGCGCCGCGCCTGCTCCTGGGCCCGCCCCTGATCCGCGCCGCGCGCCCATCCCCcgactccggcgccgccgccggcgacgcgtTGCACCCGTTcgtcgacctcctcgacgcggcCTTCAACGCACCGTCGGAGGCGGCCCTCAAGGCGGCGCTCAAGCCGCGGAGGGCGCTCACGGAGAACTGCTCCGCCACGTACGCCAACTCGGGCAACCCCTGCCTCGACTTCTTCTTCCAGGTGGTCCCCGACACGCCCGCCGACCGCGTGCGccagctcctcgccgccgcctgggCGCAGGACTCACTCACGGCGCTCCGCCTCGCCTGCAACCTCCGCGGCGTGCGCGGCACCGGCAAGTCGGACAAGGAGGGCTTCTACGCCGCCGCGCTCTGGATGCACGAGCACCACCCGCGCACGCTCGCCTGCAACGTCGCCGCGCTCGCCGAGTTCGGCTACCTCAAGGACTTCCCCGAGCTGCTGTTCCGCCTCCTCCGCGGCCCCGACGTGCGCGCGGTCGCCAAGGCCGGCGCCGAGGCCGACAAGGCGCGCAGGAAGGCCAAGGGCCTCGCCAGCCAGCGGGAGGAATtgagggctaggctcgccagccgcaagctcgccagcgagctcgccacCGTGCCTGCCAAGGCCACCTTCGATTACTTCCTCTCCGCCGCGCTCTCCAAGTTCGGCAAGGGCAGCAAGCCCGTGGAGGTTGTCCCggtccaggagcccgcggaggtgCAGAAGCCGGAAGCGATGGAGGTGGACCAGAAGAagaagacggcggcgcggcggatgTCGAAGAAGGTACGCACGGTTGCCAAGCTCGCCGTGCAGTCGTTGGAGACGTACTACGGAGACCGTGCCTACCGCTTCCTGTTCGACGCTGTCGCCGATTTCTTCGCCGCGCTCCTCACCTCGGACCTCCAGCAGCTGGCCTCCGGCGGCAAAAAGAGGAAGATCGGGCTCGCCGCCAAGTGGTGCCCCACTCCAGGCTCGTCCTTCGACCGCACCACGCTGCTCTGCGAGGCCATCGCCCGCCGCCTCTTCCCGCGTGACTCGGACCCCGAGCTCACCCAGCTCTCGGAAGAGCACTACGCGTACCGCGCCCTACACCGCCTCCGCCGCGAGGTGCTCGTGCCGCTGCGCAAGGTGCTGGAGCTCCCGGAGGTGTACATGAGCGCGCAGCGGTGGTCGGAGCTGCCCTACACCCGCGTCGCCTCGGTGGCCATGCGGCGCTACAAGTCCCTCTTCAAGAAGCACGATGAGGAGCGCTTCGACAAGTACCTGGAGGACGTGGAGGCTGGCAAGGCCAAGATCGCGGCCGGCGCGCTCCTGCCGCACGAGATCGCCGCGGCCGCCTACCGCGGCCAGGACGACAATGTGTCGGAGCTGCAGTGGCGCCGCATGGTGGACGACCTCCGTTCCAAGGGGTCGCTGCACAACTGCATCTCGGTCTGCGACGTGTCCGCGAGCATGAGCGGCACCCCGATGGAGGTGTGCATCGCGCTGGGCGTGCTCACCTCGGAGCTCAGCGAGGAGCCGTGGGCCGGCAAGGTGATCACCTTCAGCGAGAACCCGGAGATTCACCTGATCAAGGGCAAGACCCTCCGCCAGAAGATGGACTTCGTGCGACGCATGCACTGGGGCGGGAGCACCAACTTCCAGGGGGTGTTCGACCAGATCCTCCGCACGGCGGTCGAGGCGAGTCTGGCGCCGGAGAAGATGATCAGGACCGTGTTCGTATACAGCGACATGGAGTTCAATATGGCGTCAGGGAGCGCCTACGCCGCCTACTACAGCCGGCGGGAGTCGGTTCCGTGGGAGACTGACTACGAGGTGATCTGCAAGAAGTTCAGGGACGCTGGCTACGGCGACGTGGTGCCCCAGATCATCTTCTGGAACCTGCGTGACTCGCAGTCGACGCCAGTGACATCGACCCAGCCTGGGGTGGCCATGGTGAGCGGCTTCTCCAAGAACTTCCTCAAGATCTTTCTGAAGAACGACGGGGTGGTGAACCCTGAGGCCATCATGATGGAGGCCATCGCCGGCGAAGAGTACCAGAAGCTCGCCGTGTACGACTAG